A genomic stretch from Bacteroidales bacterium includes:
- a CDS encoding transporter substrate-binding domain-containing protein, protein MKIKSFYYFIGFFLLVFSLMIVEFCNHESTRESEPIKYRDFDSIIESDTLHVVLECNSINYFVYKGNPMGFQYELVQGLCSHFKLFPNIKVINNMEKAFQELAFGQCDLIAMELAVAEDRYPRITFTTPMYNSHSVLVQKKGKNLITSLEQLDNKTVYISKKTIYAKDLKRLEDSLNINLKIIETEEEGDEFLCNLVDESHIEYTVCDINLAKAIRNFYPNLNFDLKISKSHQVAWAVNSNSVVWLKKLNEWISNLKKSGKLRFLKLKYIDNPVLRVYDYTKEITGFSGEISKYDSLIKNYCKSTDWDWRLVSSLVFQESRFNPNTVSPSGAFGIMQMMPVTARQFGIDRNSSVEEQLKAGIRSLQYMDSAFAPYVSNKEERQKIVVAAYNLGMAHFFDAFELIKKYDKSTITYKLVFNSLKRKRRPEFYNDPVVKYGYLNPWYVNRFVTEIYERYNAYCAVFPEK, encoded by the coding sequence ATGAAAATCAAGTCTTTTTATTATTTTATTGGTTTTTTTTTACTAGTATTTTCTTTGATGATTGTTGAATTTTGCAATCATGAAAGCACAAGAGAAAGTGAGCCAATTAAATATAGAGATTTTGATTCAATAATAGAATCTGACACCTTGCATGTGGTGTTAGAGTGTAATTCTATTAATTATTTTGTTTATAAGGGCAATCCAATGGGGTTTCAGTACGAATTAGTTCAAGGTTTGTGCTCGCATTTTAAGTTATTTCCAAATATAAAAGTGATTAATAATATGGAAAAAGCGTTTCAAGAGCTTGCTTTTGGACAATGCGATTTGATTGCCATGGAACTTGCTGTTGCAGAAGACCGTTATCCGCGAATTACTTTTACAACGCCGATGTATAATTCACATTCTGTGCTTGTGCAGAAAAAAGGGAAAAACTTAATAACATCTTTAGAGCAATTAGATAATAAAACAGTTTACATATCAAAAAAAACCATTTATGCTAAAGATTTAAAGCGTTTGGAAGATAGCCTAAATATAAATTTAAAAATTATTGAAACAGAAGAGGAAGGCGATGAGTTTCTTTGCAATTTAGTTGATGAAAGCCATATAGAATATACAGTTTGTGATATAAATCTTGCTAAGGCAATTCGAAATTTTTATCCTAATTTGAATTTTGATTTAAAAATATCAAAGTCTCATCAAGTTGCTTGGGCAGTGAATAGTAATTCGGTTGTTTGGCTTAAAAAACTAAATGAGTGGATTTCTAATTTGAAAAAAAGTGGAAAATTAAGATTTTTGAAATTAAAATACATTGATAATCCGGTGCTTCGTGTTTATGACTACACTAAAGAAATTACAGGGTTTTCTGGAGAAATAAGCAAATACGATTCATTGATTAAAAATTATTGCAAATCAACAGATTGGGATTGGCGATTGGTTTCTTCTCTTGTTTTTCAGGAATCGAGGTTTAATCCCAATACAGTGTCTCCTAGCGGGGCTTTTGGAATTATGCAAATGATGCCAGTTACAGCAAGGCAGTTTGGTATTGATCGGAACAGCTCTGTTGAAGAGCAATTGAAAGCAGGGATAAGGTCGTTGCAATATATGGATTCAGCTTTTGCTCCTTATGTGTCAAATAAAGAAGAACGGCAAAAAATAGTTGTTGCAGCTTATAATTTGGGAATGGCACATTTTTTTGACGCTTTTGAATTGATAAAAAAATATGATAAGTCCACAATAACTTACAAATTGGTCTTTAATAGCTTAAAAAGAAAAAGGCGTCCGGAATTTTATAACGATCCTGTTGTTAAATATGGCTACTTAAACCCTTGGTATGTGAATAGGTTTGTAACAGAAATTTATGAAAGATATAATGCTTATTGTGCCGTTTTTCCGGAAAAGTGA